In one Leptospira yasudae genomic region, the following are encoded:
- a CDS encoding LIC10362 family protein translates to MFSKNYLMIYALILTILCGLFLFLYYKSAAQKGNTGNPFRLSSIRSRFQDALNSPFQKESLFLLLSLCAWMLLPLFWGLAFFIKTDANVLIVIGFMIWTYYWLKYLLSTEEAA, encoded by the coding sequence TTGTTTTCCAAAAACTATCTTATGATCTACGCTCTCATTTTGACAATCCTTTGTGGACTTTTTTTATTTCTATATTATAAGAGCGCGGCTCAAAAAGGAAACACGGGAAATCCGTTCCGATTGTCCTCGATTCGTTCCCGATTCCAAGACGCTCTGAATTCTCCCTTTCAAAAAGAATCGCTTTTTCTGCTTCTGTCTCTTTGTGCCTGGATGCTTTTGCCCCTATTTTGGGGACTTGCGTTTTTCATAAAGACGGACGCAAACGTTCTGATCGTAATCGGATTTATGATCTGGACCTATTACTGGTTGAAATATCTGCTTTCGACCGAAGAAGCCGCTTAG
- a CDS encoding electron transfer flavoprotein subunit alpha/FixB family protein: MSNVLIVGELKDGELKKISREITSAGRKIADSIGGKVVALLIGSGVEKHAPELAAVGADTIITVNSGEYNAETYSTIVAEVVKAQNPAVVLLPHTSQGKDYSPRVAVKVGAGIIADVVGFSVDGGKVVAKKPIYSGKAYANFKVTSAIQVFTVRPNSQEITQKAGAGAVEAASPSAGDAKVKIVSTDLSGGSKVQLTEASIIVSGGRGIKGPENWPILQELADTLGAALGASRAAVDAGWISHSHQVGQTGKTVSPNCYIACGISGAIQHLAGMGSSKYIVAINKDGDAPIFKVATYGIVGDLFEVVPAVTAEFKKVLG, from the coding sequence GTGAGCAACGTATTAATTGTTGGCGAATTGAAAGACGGAGAACTCAAAAAGATCTCCAGAGAAATCACTTCCGCAGGTAGAAAAATCGCTGATTCTATCGGAGGAAAAGTTGTAGCTCTTCTCATCGGAAGCGGAGTTGAAAAACACGCTCCTGAATTAGCTGCAGTCGGTGCGGACACGATCATCACCGTAAACTCCGGAGAGTACAACGCGGAAACGTATTCCACGATTGTTGCGGAAGTCGTAAAAGCGCAAAACCCTGCGGTAGTTCTTCTTCCACATACTTCTCAAGGAAAAGATTATTCTCCTCGCGTAGCCGTAAAGGTCGGAGCGGGAATCATCGCGGACGTTGTGGGATTCTCCGTTGACGGAGGAAAGGTCGTAGCGAAAAAGCCGATCTACTCCGGAAAAGCGTACGCAAACTTCAAAGTTACGAGCGCGATCCAAGTTTTCACCGTTCGTCCGAACTCTCAAGAAATCACTCAAAAAGCCGGAGCGGGCGCTGTGGAAGCGGCTTCTCCTTCTGCGGGCGACGCAAAAGTAAAAATCGTTTCTACCGATCTGAGCGGCGGTTCTAAGGTTCAGTTGACCGAAGCTTCCATCATCGTTTCCGGCGGACGCGGGATCAAAGGACCAGAGAACTGGCCGATTCTTCAAGAACTTGCAGACACTCTCGGAGCGGCTCTCGGAGCTTCTCGTGCGGCTGTGGATGCTGGCTGGATTTCTCACTCTCACCAAGTCGGACAAACCGGAAAAACAGTTTCTCCAAACTGCTACATCGCTTGCGGTATTTCCGGCGCGATTCAGCACTTAGCTGGGATGGGATCTTCCAAGTATATCGTTGCAATCAACAAAGACGGAGACGCTCCGATCTTCAAAGTTGCGACTTACGGTATCGTAGGCGACCTCTTCGAGGTAGTTCCTGCGGTGACTGCTGAGTTCAAAAAAGTACTTGGATAA
- a CDS encoding electron transfer flavoprotein subunit beta/FixA family protein — translation MKIIVLVKQVPDTETSIKVGDKSINEAGIKWIISPYDEFAIEEGIRLREKHGGEVIAVSLGPDRVVEALRTAYAMGADRAVHIKVDNYVPFDTNNTAELIANFAKAENADVIIGGRQSIDTDSSQVVVQVAELLSIPHVAFAVSLEINGTAVKATKEVEGGTQTVETSTPVALTAQKGLNEPRYPSLKGIMTAKKKPVETKSAADLGSPASKIEVVGLEPPPPRIPGRKLEAADANGFASQLVKALREEAKVI, via the coding sequence ATGAAAATCATCGTATTAGTGAAACAGGTACCTGACACCGAAACCAGTATTAAAGTAGGGGATAAATCCATCAACGAAGCCGGAATCAAATGGATTATCTCTCCCTATGATGAATTTGCTATCGAGGAAGGGATCAGACTGCGCGAAAAGCACGGCGGAGAAGTAATCGCCGTTTCCCTCGGACCGGACAGAGTCGTTGAGGCTCTTAGAACCGCTTACGCAATGGGCGCAGACCGTGCGGTTCACATCAAGGTTGACAACTACGTTCCTTTCGACACGAACAACACCGCTGAACTGATCGCAAACTTCGCGAAAGCGGAAAACGCGGACGTAATCATCGGAGGAAGACAATCCATCGATACGGATTCTTCTCAAGTAGTGGTTCAAGTTGCGGAACTTCTTTCCATTCCTCACGTTGCTTTCGCGGTTAGCCTTGAAATCAACGGAACTGCGGTAAAAGCTACGAAAGAAGTAGAAGGCGGAACTCAAACCGTTGAAACTTCCACTCCTGTCGCTCTTACGGCGCAAAAAGGATTGAACGAACCTCGTTATCCTTCTCTCAAAGGAATCATGACTGCTAAGAAAAAGCCGGTTGAAACGAAATCCGCTGCGGATCTCGGAAGCCCTGCTAGCAAAATCGAAGTTGTTGGACTCGAACCTCCTCCGCCAAGAATTCCAGGTAGAAAACTGGAAGCGGCTGACGCGAACGGTTTCGCATCTCAACTCGTTAAAGCTCTCAGAGAAGAAGCTAAGGTTATATAA
- the trpS gene encoding tryptophan--tRNA ligase, producing MRILTGVQPSGKLHLGNFFSVIRKLKEYQETTDLFCFVADLHSLTTFSSKEKQKENTYNAVCDFLALGIDPDRCTFWLQSSVPEVTELTWYLSHSISVNQLELAHSFKDKVAKGFHPRGGLFFYPVLMAADILGFNSDRVPVGKDQKQHLEYARDIASSFNREVGPVFKVPEPEIDEATALVPGTDGQKMSKSYGNTINFFDSEKELKKSIMSIMTDSAGVDEAKDPSKSHIYAIHSLFLDAQGREALKQKFLTPGTGYGDLKKQLLQDTLDYFAPYRKEREKIGADKSYAEEALKKGKEKAQKTITAVLDQVRSALGMYRF from the coding sequence ATGAGGATTCTTACAGGAGTCCAACCCTCCGGCAAACTTCACTTAGGAAATTTTTTCTCCGTCATTCGAAAACTCAAAGAATATCAGGAAACAACGGACTTATTTTGTTTCGTAGCGGATCTTCATTCTTTGACCACCTTCTCATCAAAAGAGAAACAAAAGGAAAATACATACAACGCCGTCTGCGATTTTTTAGCGCTCGGAATCGATCCCGATCGTTGCACGTTTTGGCTGCAATCTTCCGTTCCCGAAGTGACCGAACTCACATGGTATCTCAGTCATTCGATCAGCGTAAATCAATTGGAGCTCGCGCATTCTTTTAAAGACAAGGTCGCGAAAGGATTTCATCCGAGAGGCGGTCTTTTCTTTTATCCCGTTTTGATGGCCGCGGACATTCTCGGTTTTAACAGCGATCGAGTTCCCGTCGGGAAGGATCAGAAACAGCATCTTGAATACGCGAGAGACATCGCTTCGAGCTTCAACCGCGAAGTCGGTCCCGTTTTCAAAGTTCCCGAACCGGAAATCGACGAAGCGACCGCGCTCGTACCGGGAACGGACGGACAAAAAATGTCCAAGTCGTACGGCAATACGATCAACTTCTTCGATTCCGAAAAAGAACTTAAGAAATCCATAATGTCGATTATGACCGATTCCGCCGGAGTCGACGAAGCGAAAGATCCTTCCAAAAGTCATATCTACGCGATTCATTCCCTTTTTCTCGACGCACAAGGAAGAGAAGCCCTGAAACAAAAGTTTCTAACTCCGGGAACCGGATACGGGGATTTAAAAAAGCAACTTCTGCAGGATACGCTGGATTACTTCGCTCCGTATCGAAAAGAACGCGAAAAGATCGGGGCTGACAAATCCTACGCGGAAGAAGCTCTCAAAAAAGGGAAAGAAAAAGCGCAGAAGACCATCACCGCGGTTTTGGATCAAGTGCGTTCCGCTCTCGGAATGTATCGTTTTTAA
- a CDS encoding LolA family protein gives MAFLKIRRILPGAAGLILVCGISVSGDPGRDRLNALLGRMGEISSLRASVTINNEISGTLSYKKPNYLHVKFSDGRVVSSNGRFLWFYSPARAIVGKQDLRGTSGGVFGLLSGYEEVSQVGGSIRLKSPTKSYEEIVVTMNPDNTPKSLRMKHRGSGEYTSISFSGVQTNVGLSASLFNFSAPSSAQIVENPLNEKE, from the coding sequence ATGGCATTTTTGAAAATCAGGAGAATCCTCCCGGGTGCCGCGGGACTGATCTTAGTCTGCGGCATTTCTGTTTCAGGGGACCCTGGACGCGACAGACTCAACGCACTCTTAGGAAGAATGGGGGAAATTTCCTCCCTTAGAGCGAGCGTAACGATCAATAACGAAATTTCCGGAACACTTTCCTATAAGAAACCGAACTATTTACACGTCAAATTCTCAGACGGCAGAGTTGTATCTTCCAACGGAAGATTTCTTTGGTTTTATTCTCCAGCAAGAGCGATCGTAGGCAAACAGGATCTTCGCGGAACATCCGGCGGAGTTTTCGGATTGTTAAGCGGTTACGAAGAAGTCTCTCAAGTCGGCGGATCGATCCGTTTGAAATCTCCTACGAAATCGTACGAAGAAATCGTAGTAACCATGAACCCCGATAACACACCGAAATCATTGAGAATGAAACACAGAGGATCCGGAGAATACACTTCGATCAGCTTTTCAGGCGTTCAAACGAACGTAGGTCTTTCCGCTTCTTTGTTTAACTTCAGCGCTCCATCCAGCGCGCAAATCGTCGAAAATCCGTTAAACGAAAAGGAATAA
- a CDS encoding ComEC/Rec2 family competence protein, giving the protein MKKLFRDWVPCSGFSKFSLGSLLGVVTNLLFPNHVLLAVGILFLIFSARLFLKPRFRISEYSIFGILFYVIILTFFPERFRNDSEKFERPAPAVTTESRSNSVASKTPGQNRNRYSNQTKRHRSQTGSSPQRRTIFGEPEAIFQNEFRERVLFDLKQASLEKNADRIALGLLFGEAKQLSKDFKEKAKEGGILHLFAASGLHLGILMGVQFRLLNLIPILGHRLPRILPLLTGFLYLSALGYPVSLARAWIFAGMLLLQGLFYRKLRPIDLLLGSAWIVWIADPLRFHSVSFSLSFGAVTGIFLFSNPIRILFRFLSDENRFSFFFKENLSISFSAGLGTMPVLLSAFGSFSFGSILLNLLVVPLAGILLPILYLSICVQESGVPLLNELLWSITEFLIFILAYLSERLSEPLGFYREMGDAAAIGISGWVLLCIEVFAFAWLLEKLRLKTDANKNIQNSEFSFRSRLSKESFSKKRTFSVKTIDSILCGSFLVFTIGLHVLLYRSPDLFPNETKLIYNRFFFILRNGDSLIFSGKCKYGFKTISKAFQKSKKKFCESQTDSPLNRVFVEDESCLIWAFSCLKNRSQTSILYAGQNPELWTAAGRFPLQRSPPIREISLWNGSKIVFFHTKKDSLFSLSQKTKTGRGWILLETPFGGKDKAEVWNQNRKLLGLSESWVFLEKDELQRIPISEGY; this is encoded by the coding sequence ATGAAAAAACTGTTTCGAGACTGGGTTCCTTGTTCCGGATTTTCCAAATTCTCCTTAGGCTCCCTCTTAGGGGTCGTAACAAACCTTCTTTTTCCGAACCACGTCCTCCTTGCGGTCGGAATCTTATTTTTGATCTTTTCGGCGAGATTGTTTCTCAAACCAAGATTTCGAATTTCCGAATATTCTATTTTTGGAATTTTATTTTATGTAATTATCCTAACGTTTTTTCCCGAACGGTTTCGGAACGATTCGGAGAAATTCGAACGACCCGCTCCCGCAGTAACCACCGAATCACGTTCGAATTCGGTGGCGTCCAAAACGCCCGGTCAGAATCGGAACCGATACTCGAACCAAACAAAACGGCATCGATCTCAAACCGGATCTTCTCCGCAACGAAGAACGATCTTCGGCGAACCGGAAGCGATCTTTCAGAACGAATTTCGCGAACGCGTTCTATTCGATTTAAAACAAGCCTCTTTGGAAAAGAACGCCGATCGAATCGCGTTGGGCTTACTCTTCGGAGAAGCAAAACAACTTTCCAAAGACTTCAAAGAGAAAGCGAAAGAAGGAGGAATTCTTCATTTGTTCGCTGCCTCGGGTTTGCACCTTGGAATTCTGATGGGAGTTCAATTTCGACTTCTCAATTTAATTCCGATACTTGGACATCGTTTGCCGAGAATCCTTCCGTTGCTGACCGGATTTCTTTATCTTTCCGCCCTCGGTTATCCCGTTTCCCTCGCAAGAGCTTGGATCTTTGCGGGAATGCTTCTCCTGCAAGGATTGTTCTACCGGAAACTCCGTCCGATCGATCTGCTTCTCGGTTCGGCCTGGATCGTATGGATCGCGGATCCGCTGCGATTTCATTCGGTTTCCTTTTCTCTTTCGTTCGGAGCCGTAACGGGTATATTCCTTTTTTCGAATCCGATCCGGATCTTGTTCCGCTTTCTTTCGGATGAGAATCGGTTTTCCTTCTTTTTTAAGGAGAATCTATCGATCTCTTTTTCCGCCGGACTCGGAACCATGCCGGTTTTATTGTCTGCGTTCGGTTCTTTTAGTTTCGGTTCCATCCTACTCAATCTGCTCGTGGTTCCTTTGGCGGGAATTCTTCTTCCGATTCTGTATCTTTCCATCTGCGTTCAGGAATCCGGCGTTCCGTTGTTAAACGAACTGCTTTGGTCCATTACGGAATTCTTAATCTTTATTCTTGCTTATCTTTCGGAGCGTCTTTCCGAACCTCTGGGTTTTTACAGGGAAATGGGAGACGCGGCGGCGATCGGAATTTCGGGCTGGGTTTTACTCTGCATCGAAGTGTTCGCTTTCGCATGGCTTTTGGAAAAACTCCGCTTGAAAACGGATGCAAATAAGAACATTCAAAATTCAGAATTTTCTTTCCGATCCCGACTTTCAAAAGAATCGTTTTCAAAAAAGAGAACCTTTTCCGTGAAAACGATCGATTCGATTCTTTGCGGATCGTTCCTCGTTTTTACGATCGGACTTCACGTTCTTTTGTATCGTTCTCCCGATCTGTTTCCGAACGAAACGAAACTCATTTACAATCGATTCTTCTTTATCTTACGAAACGGAGATTCCCTTATCTTTTCGGGAAAGTGCAAATACGGATTCAAGACGATTTCCAAGGCGTTTCAAAAATCCAAAAAAAAATTTTGCGAATCGCAAACGGATTCTCCCTTGAACCGCGTTTTTGTGGAGGACGAATCCTGTTTGATTTGGGCTTTCTCTTGTTTGAAGAACCGTTCTCAAACGTCGATCCTCTACGCGGGACAAAACCCGGAACTGTGGACCGCAGCGGGTCGTTTTCCCCTTCAAAGGTCGCCGCCGATTCGGGAGATTTCGCTTTGGAACGGATCCAAAATCGTATTCTTTCATACGAAGAAGGATTCGCTGTTTTCGCTTTCCCAAAAAACGAAAACGGGCCGAGGCTGGATTCTTTTGGAAACTCCTTTCGGCGGCAAAGACAAGGCGGAAGTCTGGAATCAAAACCGAAAACTGCTTGGGCTTTCGGAGAGTTGGGTGTTTCTGGAAAAAGATGAGCTCCAGAGAATACCCATTTCGGAAGGTTACTGA
- the rsmA gene encoding 16S rRNA (adenine(1518)-N(6)/adenine(1519)-N(6))-dimethyltransferase RsmA has protein sequence MSSREYPFRKVTEIRKFLESRSSAPLKKWGQNFLIDPNAIQTILSCLSSDLVTRIDRILEIGPGLGAISHGLLEFQRPVTLFEIDPVYANWLREYLPEFELREGDALDFLPEYSRESVYLFGNLPYYISSELTLSAVKNLKGLKGAAFLVQKEFAKRISNEPSSIRFYLSAYGNWSLKKDIKAGAFYPRPNVDSSILEFKAAPVFPNEFGFTALECLCRTAFWGKRKKLTSSFRDAPIASLPNEVQTSKLFSEESFRSECFQALEKAEIDLDKRPEELQAREFHKAAEFLSAYILKILNVT, from the coding sequence ATGAGCTCCAGAGAATACCCATTTCGGAAGGTTACTGAGATCCGGAAATTTCTGGAGTCAAGATCCTCCGCGCCCTTGAAAAAATGGGGACAGAACTTTTTAATCGATCCCAACGCGATCCAAACCATCCTTTCCTGTCTGAGTTCCGACCTTGTTACGCGCATCGATCGAATCTTGGAAATCGGCCCGGGACTCGGCGCAATCTCGCACGGGCTTTTGGAATTTCAAAGACCGGTGACGCTCTTTGAAATCGATCCCGTATATGCGAACTGGCTTCGGGAATATCTTCCCGAGTTCGAACTGAGAGAAGGAGACGCGCTCGATTTTCTTCCCGAATATTCCCGAGAGTCGGTTTATCTTTTCGGAAATCTTCCCTACTACATCTCTTCGGAACTTACGTTAAGCGCCGTAAAAAATCTGAAAGGACTCAAAGGCGCGGCGTTCTTGGTTCAAAAAGAATTCGCGAAACGAATTTCCAACGAACCTTCTTCGATCCGATTTTATCTTTCCGCTTACGGAAATTGGAGTTTGAAAAAGGATATCAAAGCCGGAGCGTTTTATCCGAGACCGAACGTGGATTCTTCCATCTTAGAATTCAAAGCCGCTCCGGTATTTCCGAATGAATTCGGTTTTACCGCGCTCGAATGTCTTTGCAGAACCGCCTTTTGGGGAAAAAGAAAAAAACTAACTTCTTCCTTTCGGGACGCGCCGATCGCTTCCCTTCCGAACGAAGTGCAAACGTCGAAACTTTTTTCGGAGGAATCGTTTCGTTCGGAATGTTTTCAGGCTTTGGAAAAAGCGGAGATCGATCTCGACAAACGTCCGGAAGAATTGCAGGCGCGGGAGTTTCATAAGGCGGCCGAATTTCTTTCGGCCTACATATTAAAAATTTTGAATGTAACGTAA